In Callithrix jacchus isolate 240 chromosome 18, calJac240_pri, whole genome shotgun sequence, one DNA window encodes the following:
- the FMO2 gene encoding flavin-containing monooxygenase 2 isoform X2: MPYHTQVFISTRHGTWVMSRISEDGYPWDSVFHTRFRSMLRNVLPRTIVKWMIEQQMNRWFNHENYGLEPQNKYVMKEPVLNDDLPSRLLYGAIKVKSTVKELTETSAIFEDGTVEENIDVIVFATGYTFSFPFLEDSLVKAENNMVSLYKYIFPPHLEKSTLACIGLIQPLGSIFPTAELQARWVTRVFKGLCSLPSERTMVMDMIKRNEKRIDLFGKSQSQTLQTNYVDYLDELASEIGAKPDFCSLLFKDPKLAVRLYFGPCNSYQYRLVGPGQWEGARSAIFTQKQRILKPLKTRSLKNSSNFPASILLKILGLLAVVVAFFCQLHWS; this comes from the exons gTTTTTATCAGCACCAGGCATGGCACCTGGGTCATGAGCCGTATCTCTGAAGATGGCTATCCTTGGGACTCGGTGTTCCACACGCGGTTTCGCTCAATGCTCCGCAACGTACTGCCACGAACAATTGTAAAATGGATGATAGAACAACAGATGAATCGGTGGTTCAACCATGAAAATTACGGCCTTGAGCCTCAAAACAA ATATGTTATGAAGGAACCTGTACTAAATGATGATCTCCCAAGTCGTCTACTCTATGGAGCCATCAAGGTGAAATCTACAGTGAAAGAGCTCACAGAAACTTCTGCCATCTTTGAGGATGGAACAGTGGAGGAGAATATTGATGTCATTGTTTTTGCAACGGGAtatactttctcttttcccttccttgaAGATTCACTTgttaaagcagaaaataatatGGTCTCACTGTATAAATACATATTCCCCCCTCACCTGGAGAAGTCAACCCTTGCATGCATTGGTCTCATCCAGCCCCTAGGTTCCATTTTCCCAACTGCTGAACTTCAAGCTCGTTGGGTGACACGCGTTTTCAAAG GCTTGTGTAGCCTGCCCTCAGAGAGAACTATGGTGATGGACATgatcaaaaggaatgaaaaaagaattgacct GTTTGGAAAAAGCCAGAGCCAGACGTTGCAGACTAATTACGTTGACTACTTGGATGAGCTCGCCTCAGAGATAGGTGCAAAGCCAGATTTCTGCTCTCTCTTGTTCAAAGATCCTAAACTGGCTGTGAGACTCTATTTTGGGCCCTGCAACTCCTATCAGTATCGCCTGGTTGGGCCTGGGCAATGGGAAGGAGCCAGGAGTGCTATTTTCACCCAGAAACAAAGGATACTGAAGCCGCTGAAGACTCGGTCCCTCAAGAATTCATCTAATTTCCCAGCTTCCATTCTTTTGAAAATCCTGGGCCTTCTTGCTGTTGTGGTGGCCTTTTTTTGCCAACTTCATTGGTCCTAG
- the FMO2 gene encoding flavin-containing monooxygenase 2 isoform X3: MSRISEDGYPWDSVFHTRFRSMLRNVLPRTIVKWMIEQQMNRWFNHENYGLEPQNKYVMKEPVLNDDLPSRLLYGAIKVKSTVKELTETSAIFEDGTVEENIDVIVFATGYTFSFPFLEDSLVKAENNMVSLYKYIFPPHLEKSTLACIGLIQPLGSIFPTAELQARWVTRVFKGLCSLPSERTMVMDMIKRNEKRIDLFGKSQSQTLQTNYVDYLDELASEIGAKPDFCSLLFKDPKLAVRLYFGPCNSYQYRLVGPGQWEGARSAIFTQKQRILKPLKTRSLKNSSNFPASILLKILGLLAVVVAFFCQLHWS; the protein is encoded by the exons ATGAGCCGTATCTCTGAAGATGGCTATCCTTGGGACTCGGTGTTCCACACGCGGTTTCGCTCAATGCTCCGCAACGTACTGCCACGAACAATTGTAAAATGGATGATAGAACAACAGATGAATCGGTGGTTCAACCATGAAAATTACGGCCTTGAGCCTCAAAACAA ATATGTTATGAAGGAACCTGTACTAAATGATGATCTCCCAAGTCGTCTACTCTATGGAGCCATCAAGGTGAAATCTACAGTGAAAGAGCTCACAGAAACTTCTGCCATCTTTGAGGATGGAACAGTGGAGGAGAATATTGATGTCATTGTTTTTGCAACGGGAtatactttctcttttcccttccttgaAGATTCACTTgttaaagcagaaaataatatGGTCTCACTGTATAAATACATATTCCCCCCTCACCTGGAGAAGTCAACCCTTGCATGCATTGGTCTCATCCAGCCCCTAGGTTCCATTTTCCCAACTGCTGAACTTCAAGCTCGTTGGGTGACACGCGTTTTCAAAG GCTTGTGTAGCCTGCCCTCAGAGAGAACTATGGTGATGGACATgatcaaaaggaatgaaaaaagaattgacct GTTTGGAAAAAGCCAGAGCCAGACGTTGCAGACTAATTACGTTGACTACTTGGATGAGCTCGCCTCAGAGATAGGTGCAAAGCCAGATTTCTGCTCTCTCTTGTTCAAAGATCCTAAACTGGCTGTGAGACTCTATTTTGGGCCCTGCAACTCCTATCAGTATCGCCTGGTTGGGCCTGGGCAATGGGAAGGAGCCAGGAGTGCTATTTTCACCCAGAAACAAAGGATACTGAAGCCGCTGAAGACTCGGTCCCTCAAGAATTCATCTAATTTCCCAGCTTCCATTCTTTTGAAAATCCTGGGCCTTCTTGCTGTTGTGGTGGCCTTTTTTTGCCAACTTCATTGGTCCTAG